A window of the Anticarsia gemmatalis isolate Benzon Research Colony breed Stoneville strain chromosome W, ilAntGemm2 primary, whole genome shotgun sequence genome harbors these coding sequences:
- the LOC142985911 gene encoding uncharacterized protein LOC142985911 gives MLLSGPDLLQHLPGVIMRFRQHAFAISADIKEMFMQIKIREEDRDELRFLWRGDNRGNKAPEEYRMTSVIFGATSSPCTALYIKNKNAEEHRETYPQAAKEIIRNHYMDDFITSFPTKEEAVRVSKEVDKIHKKAGFVLRGWTSNDQSVLQHFDTDQENKILPIGSNKEKTLGLLWETGKDYISFQLNENKTSPEVLKDTRPPTKREALSIIMSLFDPLGLVSPVTTPAKRLMQETWRFGTGWDDPMPEELQPRWSTWLKNLLAIKSLKIARCYNIGPAIQERELHTFVDASEEAYSAAIYIRMLRADGTVHVALAVGKSRVAPLKPTSIPRLELQAALLGARLARTTEQEHDFVFTRKVYWSDSRTVLAWIRAEPRTFKTFVAHRLAEIEELTKVNEWRWVPTKENVADDATRDTPADFNSGHRWFHGPDFLRKPEVDWPSEEVKQIVEKTGEEKCHVTLERGTPMYLPNIENIAKWQTLIRATGRMLQFIDLCRKRKHVAAVTRKRTKEKQENDPTWKKNERKKKGNETSVKTEEKKRLIPLDATYLQRAEKMWIRAMQDESYAQERTRIENAAPGISVTTTNPVLLDGQHRYTKMFIQHIHEKMIHGGVELVVNELRQRCWVTRIRPTVKNVIRNCQRCKIRRAKPTKPSTGDLPAARLTHGARPFSYTGVDYFGPVEVTVARHREKRWVALFTCLTVRAVHLEVVPSLSADSAICAIRRFIGRRGMPTELWSDNGTCFKAADKELREAWRAMQEEASVHHIKWRFIPPASPFMGGAWERLVEAENILNSRPLTHVTVNPEEPEALTPNHILLGPSCHVPAPGNFNENNEATRSLWRRAQQLADTFCKRWVKEYRPLLQHRREPHASGTPLRVGDVVIICDSNLPRNVWPKGRVTRVFPGKDNEIRVVDITTSNGHVLRRPCKKVIVLPVKSQDATAGEMCTMNA, from the exons ATGTTGCTCTCTGGTCCTGATCTCTTGCAACACCTGCCTGGAGTCATCATGCGATTCAGACAACACGCTTTCGCAATCTCGGCCGATATCAAAGAGATGTTCATGCAAATCAAAATAAGGGAAGAAGATCGAGATGAGCTGAGATTCCTGTGGCGTGGAGACAATAGAGGGAATAAAGCACCGGAAGAGTATCGGATGACATCTGTGATCTTCGGAGCCACATCATCACCATGCACCGCGCTatacatcaaaaacaaaaacgcaGAAGAACATCGCGAGACGTATCCTCAAGCGGCCAAGGAAATTATCAGGAACCATTATATGGACGACTTTATAACAAGCTTTCCGACCAAAGAAGAAGCTGTCCGCGTGTCGAAGGAGGttgataaaatacataagaaaGCTGGTTTCGTGCTTCGAGGATGGACATCGAACGATCAGTCTGTGTTACAACATTTTGACACAGACCaggaaaataagattttacCAATCGGCAGTAATAAGGAGAAAACATTGGGCCTGTTGTGGGAGACCGGTAAAGACTACATCAGCTTTCAACTGAACGAAAATAAGACGTCACCTGAAGTACTAAAAGATACACGTCCCCCAACGAAAAGAGAAGCTTTGAGTATCATTATGTCACTATTTGACCCACTTGGTCTGGTCTCCCCTGTAACAACACCAGCAAAGAGATTGATGCAAGAAACGTGGCGATTTGGCACAGGGTGGGATGACCCCATGCCCGAAGAATTACAACCTCGCTGGTCAACGTGGTTGAAAAACCTGCTGGCAATCAAGAGCCTGAAGATCGCACGGTGTTACAACATCGGCCCCGCGATACAGGAAAGGGAATTGCATACCTTTGTCGACGCCAGCGAAGAAGCGTATTCAGCTGCCATCTACATCAGGATGTTGCGCGCCGACGGAACTGTACATGTGGCATTGGCAGTAGGTAAGAGTCGCGTCGCGCCATTGAAGCCTACCTCAATACCTCGACTCGAACTTCAAGCCGCTCTGCTAGGCGCACGATTAGCACGCACGACGGAACAAGAACACGACTTCGTGTTCACCCGAAAGGTGTACTGGAGTGACTCCCGCACAGTACTGGCGTGGATAAGAGCTGAACCACGCACTTTCAAGACGTTTGTTGCGCATCGCCTGGCAGAAATTGAAGAGCTAACTAAGGTGAATGAGTGGCGGTGGGTTCCAACAAAGGAAAATGTAGCTGACGACGCAACCCGAGATACACCCGCAGACTTCAACTCAGGACATCGATGGTTCCATGGTCCCGACTTTTTAAGAAAACCAGAAGTGGATTGGCCCTCAGAAGAAGTCAAGCAAATTGTCGAGAAAACAGGTGAAGAAAAATGTCACGTCACGCTAGAAAGAGGCACGCCAATGTACTTGCCGAACATCGAGAATATCGCTAAGTGGCAAACACTGATACGCGCTACAGGAAGAATGCTGCAGTTCATCGACCTGTGCAGGAAAAGAAAACACGTTGCAGCTGTAACTAGAAAACGTACCAAGGAAAAGCAGGAAAATGACCCAACCTGGAAGAAAAATGAACGCAAGAAGAAAGGAAATGAAACATCAGTGAAGACTGAAGAAAAGAAAAGGCTGATTCCCCTCGATGCAACCTATCTACAAAGAGCTGAAAAAATGTGGATACGAGCGATGCAGGATGAAAGCTACGCACAGGAAAGGACAAGGATAGAAAACG CTGCACCCGGAATTAGTGTAACCACGACCAACCCTGTTCTGCTCGACGGCCAACATCGATACACGAAAATGTTTATCCAGCACATACATGAGAAAATGATCCACGGCGGAGTAGAGCTGGTTGTGAACGAACTGCGACAGCGGTGTTGGGTGACACGAATACGCCCGACGGTAAAAAACGTTATAAGGAATTGCCAGAGATGTAAAATAAGAAGAGCAAAGCCGACTAAGCCTTCGACAGGAGACTTACCAGCAGCTCGACTAACTCACGGCGCAAGACCCTTCTCTTACACAGGGGTCGATTACTTTGGTCCAGTAGAAGTAACAGTAGCCAGACACAGAGAAAAGAGATGGGTAGCTCTCTTCACCTGTCTCACTGTAAGAGCAGTACACTTAGAAGTGGTGCCGTCGTTAAGCGCAGACTCAGCTATCTGCGCGATAAGAAGATTCATCGGGAGAAGAGGAATGCCGACAGAGCTGTGGTCGGACAACGGAACTTGTTTCAAAGCAGCCGACAAGGAGCTACGGGAAGCCTGGAGAGCAATGCAGGAAGAAGCGAGTGTACACCATATAAAGTGGCGCTTCATACCCCCTGCCTCGCCTTTCATGGGAGGGGCATGGGAGCGTCTA GTCGAAGCCGAGAACATTCTAAATTCGCGTCCTCTCACCCATGTGACGGTCAACCCCGAAGAACCGGAAGCTCTAACGCCAAATCACATTCTGCTGGGTCCGAGCTGTCACGTGCCTGCGCCTGGCAACTTTAACGAGAACAATGAGGCCACTCGAAGTCTGTGGAGACGAGCGCAGCAACTAGCAGACACTTTCTGTAAGCGTTGGGTAAAAGAATACAGGCCGTTACTCCAACACCGGCGGGAGCCGCACGCATCTGGTACACCCCTGCGTGTCGGCGATGTAGTAATCATCTGCGATTCCAACCTACCGAGGAATGTGTGGCCAAAGGGACGAGTGACACGCGTCTTCCCTGGCAAAGACAACGAGATACGAGTTGTGGACATCACTACCAGCAACGGTCATGTCTTGCGGCGACCATGCAAGAAGGTCATCGTGCTACCAGTTAAATCGCAAGATGCGACGGCGGGAGAAATGTGCACGATGAAcgcataa
- the LOC142985912 gene encoding uncharacterized protein LOC142985912: MSLLEEQRRLLGELDRHWANFKKDGKERKAKPDYKKAKDEDDDYAPSSVADEEEDDAPSRVEEWLNKTTLPKEVKDPEWRGQDTIKEENQEHRKEGVPARQPDVTSLAEALTQAVRMSRDAPRYIQELPVFNGEISNWLAFRAAYQETNQMFSKIENIARIRKSLKGAAHEAVSSMLISQPDPQAILDALERRFGRPDALAMNEMQKLRNLQKINDDPRDLCIFANKVSNIVATIEALRKLQYLYNPELVKIVLDKFTPILRNKWYDFSYSSKEDIPDLKRLAVFLNLEADKCGVFAQPEDVTVRTHEKTFKKRAERTYTANERKPQCLVCKKEHQLTDCRRFRSASVNERWDIAKKNKICFRCLLSSHRRENCQSKACGEDGCDMAHHRLLHHRKDTVKGQPATTAPVEVTSAVEVVKNTNAVRSRQALLKIAPVTLVGPNSTRVDTYALMDDGSTITLIEESLAELLGIDGPRDDMWVQGLNETAKHENSKRVDVTIRGRYNSNGQQYKMRNVRTVQKLMFTQQTIRRRDVENCAHLKGIEDQLIYQDARPKILIGQDNWELLVALDIRTENRDQPVATNTKLGWVLHGCRTSRLRTVDFCGYTTSPEEDEKPMEKMMKEFFDLEALGVEAKKKRQCTQ; this comes from the exons ATGTCTCTACTTGAAGAACAGCGCCGTCTCTTAGGTGAGCTTGACAGGCACTGGGCAAACTTCAAGAAAGATGGGAAGGAGAGAAAAGCGAAGCCTGACTACAAAAAAGCCA AGGATGAAGACGATGACTACGCTCCTTCGTCGGTTGCGGATGAGGAAGAGGACGACGCACCTAGCCGGGTAGAAGAATGGCTGAACAAGACCACGCTTCCCAAAGAAGTGAAGGATCCGGAATGGCGAGGTCAGGACACTATCAAGGAAGAAAATCAAGAACACAGGAAAGAAGGTGTCCCTGCGCGTCAGCCGGACGTCACGTCATTGGCAGAGGCGCTCACACAGGCAGTGCGAATGTCCAGAGACGCGCCGAGGTACATACAGGAGCTACCAGTCTTTAACGGAGAAATTAGTAATTGGTTGGCGTTCCGCGCCGCCTATCAGGAAACAAACCAAATGTTTTCGAAAATCGAAAATATTGCCCGCATAAGGAAAAGTTTAAAGGGAGCTGCTCATGAAGCAGTGAGCAGTATGCTGATCAGCCAGCCGGACCCACAAGCCATCTTGGATGCTTTGGAGCGCCGATTCGGAAGACCGGACGCACTGGCTATGAACGAGATGCAAAAACTAAGAAATCTGCAGAAAATTAATGATGACCCACGTGACTTATGCATATTTGCGAATAAAGTGTCTAACATCGTCGCTACGATTGAGGCTCTTagaaaactacaatatttatacaatccAGAGCTAGTGAAGATTGTTCTAGACAAATTCACACCAATACTGAGGAACAAATGGTACGACTTCAGCTACAGCTCTAAAGAAGATATACCAGATCTCAAGAGGCTCGCCGTATTCTTAAACTTGGAGGCTGACAAGTGTGGTGTATTCGCGCAACCCGAAGACGTCACCGTGAGAACACATGAAAAAACCTTCAAGAAGAGGGCGGAGCGCACCTACACAGCCAACGAAAGAAAACCTCAGTGTCTGGTATGCAAGAAGGAACACCAGCTTACCGACTGCCGACGATTTCGTAGCGCGAGTGTTAACGAAAGGTGGGACATAgcaaagaagaataaaatatgtttccgCTGCCTACTTAGCTCACACAGGCGCGAAAACTGTCAATCCAAGGCATGTGGTGAAGACGGATGCGACATGGCTCACCATCGTTTGTTGCACCACAGAAAAGATACTGTAAAAGGGCAGCCAGCAACTACGGCACCAGTAGAGGTCACGTCAGCGGTAgaagttgtaaaaaatactaacgCCGTAAGAAGTCGTCAAGCCCTGCTGAAGATTGCGCCGGTTACATTGGTCGGTCCGAATAGCACCAGGGTCGACACCTACGCACTGATGGACGACGGGAGCACCATCACCCTGATCGAAGAAAGCCTAGCGGAATTATTAGGTATCGACGGCCCGCGAGACGACATGTGGGTGCAAGGGCTTAACGAGACGGCGAAACACGAAAACAGCAAGAGAGTGGACGTAACCATACGAGGTCGATACAACTCCAATGGCCAACAGTATAAAATGCGGAATGTACGCACTGTGCAGAAACTAATGTTCACGCAACAAACGATTAGGCGAAGAGACGTCGAAAACTGCGCACATCTGAAGGGCATAGAAGACCAGCTAATATACCAAGATGCTCGACCAAAAATCCTTATTGGACAAGACAACTGGGAGCTGTTAGTAGCGCTGGACATCAGGACTGAAAATCGAGACCAACCAGTAGCAACTAACACCAAATTAGGCTGGGTCTTACATGGATGCCGAACTTCTAGGTTAAGGACAGTTGACTTCTGTGGATACACTACTAGCCCAGAAGAAGATGAAAAACCCATGGAGAAAATGATGAAAGAATTCTTTGACCTGGAAGCACTCGGAGTAGAAGCAAAGAAAAAAAGGCAATGCACACAGTAG